One genomic region from Polynucleobacter sp. MWH-P3-07-1 encodes:
- the lpxA gene encoding acyl-ACP--UDP-N-acetylglucosamine O-acyltransferase — MSLIHATAIVDPKAELAQNVELGPYCVIGPNVKIGAGSKIGSHTVIEGHTTIGKDNHIASFAAIGGAPQDMKYRGEPTQLIIGDRNTIREFTTIHTGTAQDAGITRIGNDNWIMAYVHIAHDCQIGNHTIFSSNAQIAGHVQVNDWAIMGGMSGVHQFVRIGQHVMLGGASALVQDIPPFVIAAGDKATPHGINVEGLKRRGFSSETISALRQAYKTLYKDGLSFEEAKVELQKMVSNHAADPATAEKLSEFHDFIAASTRGIIR; from the coding sequence ATGAGTTTGATTCATGCGACAGCAATCGTCGACCCAAAAGCTGAGCTGGCTCAGAACGTAGAGCTCGGCCCGTATTGCGTTATTGGCCCAAACGTCAAGATTGGCGCAGGCAGTAAGATCGGATCGCACACCGTGATCGAAGGTCACACGACTATCGGTAAAGACAATCATATTGCTAGCTTTGCGGCAATCGGTGGAGCTCCCCAAGATATGAAGTACCGTGGCGAGCCTACGCAACTCATCATTGGCGATCGCAATACCATCCGTGAGTTCACAACGATTCATACAGGTACAGCGCAAGATGCTGGTATTACCCGTATCGGAAACGATAACTGGATCATGGCTTATGTGCACATTGCACATGATTGTCAAATTGGTAACCACACTATTTTTTCAAGTAACGCTCAGATCGCTGGACATGTACAGGTCAATGATTGGGCCATTATGGGTGGCATGTCTGGGGTACATCAGTTTGTGCGGATAGGCCAGCATGTCATGCTGGGTGGCGCATCTGCCTTGGTTCAGGACATTCCACCGTTTGTGATTGCGGCAGGGGACAAAGCAACTCCACACGGTATTAATGTCGAAGGCCTAAAGCGCCGTGGTTTCTCAAGTGAAACAATTTCTGCATTACGACAAGCTTATAAAACCTTATACAAGGATGGCCTAAGCTTTGAAGAGGCAAAGGTGGAGCTGCAAAAGATGGTGAGCAATCATGCAGCCGACCCAGCGACAGCAGAGAAGCTTTCTGAGTTTCATGACTTTATTGCCGCATCTACCCGCGGCATCATTCGGTAA
- the lpxB gene encoding lipid-A-disaccharide synthase: protein MPKLACVAGEPSGDLLAAPVLSALNQIPDMAGLEMYGIGGPLMQAQGFRSDWPMETLSVRGYVEALKQLPAILKIRKALVQSLLTSNRPDIFLGIDAPDFNLGVEMQLREAGIPTLHFVSPSIWAWRAGRIKKIAKAVDRMLCIFPFEAEIYERAGIAATYVGHPLASDIPLQPDTSGARQKLSQLMHFSPDKLDGTVVAVLPGSRASEIELIAPVFFETMAVLANKLKGQALHFLIPVATARLRAPLETLKSQLQNQYPDVQIHLIDGQADLILEAADVVLIASGTATLQAALWKKPMVISYKVPWLTGQIMKRQGYLPYVGLPNILCGEFVVPELLQNEATPDALAKALMVWLDHPAKVTQLQSRFAQMHETLRRPTGLLVAQAVAQEIKFKQTKATSI from the coding sequence TTGCCCAAATTAGCTTGCGTTGCTGGTGAGCCCTCTGGTGATTTGCTGGCAGCACCAGTGCTGAGTGCTTTAAATCAAATTCCAGATATGGCGGGTCTCGAGATGTATGGAATTGGGGGCCCGCTGATGCAGGCCCAAGGGTTTCGTTCCGATTGGCCAATGGAGACCTTGAGTGTCCGCGGCTATGTCGAAGCCCTTAAACAACTACCAGCGATCTTAAAAATTCGTAAAGCATTGGTTCAATCTTTGCTGACCTCGAATCGGCCCGATATCTTCTTAGGCATTGACGCTCCTGACTTTAATCTGGGTGTTGAAATGCAATTGCGCGAAGCGGGCATTCCGACTCTGCATTTTGTATCACCATCCATCTGGGCATGGCGAGCAGGACGTATTAAAAAAATTGCCAAAGCAGTGGATCGCATGCTGTGCATCTTTCCCTTTGAGGCCGAGATTTATGAGCGTGCTGGTATAGCTGCTACTTATGTTGGGCATCCTTTGGCGAGTGACATTCCTTTACAGCCTGATACATCGGGCGCTAGACAAAAGCTCTCTCAATTGATGCACTTTAGTCCAGATAAACTCGATGGGACTGTAGTCGCCGTGCTTCCTGGCAGTCGTGCATCCGAGATTGAATTAATTGCCCCTGTATTTTTTGAGACTATGGCTGTTTTAGCAAATAAGCTAAAAGGTCAAGCGCTCCATTTTTTAATTCCAGTGGCAACGGCTCGCTTGCGAGCTCCCCTTGAAACTCTCAAATCCCAATTACAAAATCAATATCCTGATGTTCAGATTCATCTGATCGATGGACAGGCTGACCTCATTCTTGAGGCTGCCGACGTTGTCCTGATTGCCAGTGGTACGGCAACCCTGCAAGCGGCGCTCTGGAAAAAACCTATGGTGATTTCATATAAGGTACCTTGGTTGACTGGACAAATAATGAAGCGTCAGGGATATCTTCCTTATGTGGGTTTGCCAAATATCCTCTGTGGTGAGTTTGTTGTGCCTGAACTGTTACAAAATGAGGCAACCCCAGATGCCCTCGCAAAGGCTTTAATGGTTTGGCTAGATCATCCTGCTAAAGTGACTCAACTACAAAGTCGCTTTGCCCAGATGCATGAAACCTTGCGCAGACCAACCGGCCTTTTGGTGGCACAAGCTGTAGCTCAAGAAATTAAATTCAAACAGACCAAAGCAACATCAATATGA